A genomic segment from Rhodothermus sp. encodes:
- a CDS encoding ferredoxin--NADP reductase, translated as MPTNKFCRVRLVERIDFTDDLALFRFQPEEPVTFTPGQYATLALEVEGKLVPRAYSIVSAPHEPLLEFFIELVPHGKLTPRIWELREGDAMWMRRKIVGHFTLETQRTRHLMLATVTGIAPYLSMIRAQRHAFERGASPPHRFLVIHGASRSKELGVYLDELRRLSDSVDWLTYIPTVSRPWEDPEWPGETGRVDDIVRKYLDAAEDFTPETAVAYACGHPQMIENVRGILRRAGFTDQFIREEQYFVQKSSEKTTRKAARPQPSPSPKPTAVPADRLPPGARPIPTVGKLPPRPGKSPE; from the coding sequence ATGCCAACGAACAAATTCTGCCGTGTTCGTCTCGTAGAACGCATCGACTTTACCGACGATCTGGCGTTGTTTCGTTTCCAACCTGAAGAGCCGGTAACGTTTACACCTGGCCAGTATGCCACGCTGGCCCTCGAAGTGGAAGGTAAGCTGGTGCCGCGCGCCTACTCAATTGTGTCGGCCCCTCACGAACCTCTACTGGAATTCTTCATCGAGCTGGTCCCCCACGGCAAGCTAACCCCACGGATCTGGGAGCTTCGTGAAGGCGACGCAATGTGGATGCGCCGCAAGATCGTGGGACATTTTACGCTGGAAACGCAACGTACCCGACACCTCATGCTGGCCACGGTTACCGGCATTGCCCCCTATCTGAGCATGATCCGGGCCCAACGACACGCTTTCGAACGTGGAGCGTCACCGCCGCATCGCTTTCTGGTCATCCATGGAGCCAGCCGCTCGAAAGAGTTGGGCGTGTACCTGGACGAGTTGCGCCGGCTGTCCGACTCGGTGGACTGGCTCACCTACATCCCTACCGTCAGCCGTCCCTGGGAAGATCCGGAATGGCCGGGCGAGACAGGCCGCGTGGACGACATCGTGCGCAAATATCTGGACGCCGCCGAAGATTTTACGCCCGAAACCGCTGTGGCTTACGCCTGCGGCCACCCACAGATGATCGAGAACGTGCGGGGCATTCTGCGCCGTGCCGGCTTTACCGATCAATTCATTCGCGAAGAGCAGTATTTCGTGCAGAAAAGCTCCGAAAAAACAACGCGAAAAGCAGCCCGCCCGCAACCCTCACCCTCCCCGAAGCCGACGGCTGTTCCGGCCGATCGCCTACCACCGGGAGCCCGTCCGATTCCGACCGTTGGCAAGCTGCCACCCCGCCCGGGGAAGAGCCCGGAGTGA
- a CDS encoding MoxR family ATPase, protein MSAPRVLRTEDPLESLHKAYLRLRQAIGQVIVGQDTIIEQLIVCLLARGHALLIGVPGLAKTLLVRTLAQALDLKFSRIQFTPDLMPSDITGTEILEEDRTTGQRIFRFVKGPIFAHIVLADEINRTPPKTQAALLEAMQEQHVTAAGQTFPLDPPFFVLATQNPIEQEGTYPLPEAQLDRFMLNLWLDYPSFEEEVAIVRNTTAGPPPIVEPVVSRDELLAYQDLIRQIPVADHVIEYAVRLVTRTRPGHPDTPDFINTYLSYGAGPRASQFLILGAKALAALDGRATPLISDVRRLAVPVLRHRIVTNFNADADGISPVELIERLLKTLPEA, encoded by the coding sequence ATGTCCGCTCCACGCGTACTCCGCACCGAAGATCCCCTGGAATCGCTCCACAAAGCCTACCTGCGTCTTCGCCAGGCCATCGGCCAGGTAATTGTCGGGCAGGATACCATCATTGAACAACTTATCGTCTGTCTGTTGGCACGGGGCCATGCGTTGCTTATCGGAGTGCCCGGCCTGGCCAAAACGCTACTGGTGCGTACGCTGGCGCAGGCACTCGACCTGAAGTTCAGCCGCATCCAGTTCACGCCCGACCTGATGCCCAGCGATATTACAGGTACCGAAATCCTTGAAGAGGACCGCACCACCGGCCAGCGCATCTTTCGCTTTGTCAAAGGCCCTATCTTCGCGCATATCGTACTGGCTGACGAGATCAACCGCACGCCGCCCAAAACGCAGGCCGCCCTGCTCGAAGCCATGCAGGAGCAGCACGTGACAGCGGCCGGCCAGACCTTCCCGCTGGATCCCCCATTTTTCGTACTGGCTACGCAAAACCCGATCGAGCAAGAAGGAACCTATCCCCTTCCAGAAGCCCAACTCGACCGCTTTATGCTCAACCTCTGGCTCGACTATCCTTCTTTTGAAGAAGAAGTGGCAATCGTACGCAATACGACTGCCGGACCTCCTCCTATCGTTGAACCCGTCGTCAGTCGTGACGAACTACTGGCCTACCAGGACCTGATCCGTCAGATCCCAGTGGCTGACCATGTGATTGAATACGCCGTACGCCTGGTTACCCGCACGCGACCAGGCCATCCCGATACGCCGGACTTCATCAACACCTATCTGAGCTACGGTGCCGGCCCGCGCGCTTCTCAGTTTCTGATTCTGGGCGCCAAGGCACTGGCCGCGCTTGATGGCCGTGCCACTCCGCTTATTTCTGATGTGCGCCGGCTGGCCGTGCCGGTTCTGCGCCACCGGATCGTTACTAACTTCAACGCCGACGCCGATGGCATCTCGCCCGTGGAGCTGATCGAACGCCTGCTCAAAACGCTACCCGAGGCATAA
- a CDS encoding peptidylprolyl isomerase has product MRRFVLFILLLLPGLLHAQSPANDRVLDEIVAIVGNDLILRSEVDALLANYLQQRPQAYSDELWLEALNQLIDQKVLATHARRDTTIQISDDRVEQALQERLNQLMQQVGGQARLEEIYGKTLTQLKAELREDFREQMLAETFRNRKLQQIRITPSEVRAWFERFPTDSLPTLPDLVRLSHIVRYPRPSEKARQEAFEIVTAIRDSIVSGRSSFEDMARRFSEDPGSAPAGGHIPDTRLADLVPEFAAVAARLPLGEISQPFETPFGVHILRVNRRQGDVIDFHHILIRIDESQTDPTEAITYLEAVRDSILQYNIPFALMARRHSEEEATATQGGRVVDPHTGERDLVLSALDPTWQRTIDTLEVGEISHPAEAVLLDGRRAYHIVRLDRFTPSHRINLETDYARIEQLALQEKRARVLRQWLDELRQSVVVRLVGKARELAERYPDKIVTSTLAQR; this is encoded by the coding sequence ATGCGCCGGTTCGTATTGTTTATCCTGCTTCTGCTCCCCGGATTACTGCATGCCCAATCGCCCGCCAATGACCGGGTGCTCGACGAAATTGTGGCCATTGTGGGAAACGATCTGATCCTGCGCTCCGAAGTCGATGCCCTCCTGGCCAACTATTTGCAACAACGCCCTCAGGCTTACTCTGATGAACTCTGGCTGGAAGCGCTCAATCAGCTCATCGATCAGAAAGTACTGGCCACGCATGCCCGCCGCGATACCACCATCCAGATCTCAGATGACCGCGTCGAGCAGGCCCTCCAGGAACGCCTCAACCAGCTCATGCAACAGGTAGGGGGCCAGGCACGCCTCGAAGAGATCTACGGCAAAACGCTCACGCAGCTCAAAGCCGAGCTGCGTGAGGACTTCCGGGAGCAAATGCTGGCCGAAACGTTCCGCAACCGCAAGCTGCAACAGATCCGTATCACCCCTTCAGAGGTACGGGCCTGGTTCGAGCGATTCCCCACGGACTCTCTTCCCACGCTACCCGATCTGGTGCGACTCAGCCACATTGTGCGCTATCCGCGTCCATCTGAAAAAGCACGCCAGGAGGCCTTCGAGATCGTCACCGCTATCCGCGACTCTATTGTCAGTGGCCGCTCCAGTTTTGAAGACATGGCCCGCCGTTTCTCGGAAGACCCCGGATCGGCACCGGCCGGCGGACATATTCCAGATACCCGTCTGGCCGATCTGGTCCCAGAGTTTGCTGCCGTCGCCGCTCGCCTGCCGCTCGGGGAGATCTCCCAACCGTTTGAAACGCCTTTTGGCGTCCATATTCTCCGGGTCAACCGCCGCCAGGGCGACGTGATCGACTTTCATCACATCCTGATCCGCATCGACGAAAGCCAGACCGACCCTACGGAAGCGATTACCTACCTGGAGGCTGTGCGCGACTCTATCCTGCAGTACAACATCCCTTTCGCCCTGATGGCCCGCCGACACTCCGAAGAGGAAGCCACGGCCACACAGGGCGGACGGGTCGTCGATCCTCATACCGGTGAGCGGGATCTGGTGCTCAGCGCGCTGGATCCCACCTGGCAACGCACGATCGACACGCTGGAAGTCGGTGAGATCAGCCATCCGGCGGAGGCCGTGCTGCTCGACGGCCGTCGCGCTTACCATATCGTACGCCTGGATCGCTTCACGCCCAGCCACCGCATCAACCTCGAAACCGATTACGCCCGCATCGAGCAGCTGGCGCTGCAAGAAAAGCGTGCCCGTGTGCTGCGTCAGTGGCTTGACGAGCTTCGTCAGTCCGTCGTGGTTCGGCTGGTCGGTAAAGCCCGTGAGCTGGCCGAACGTTACCCGGACAAAATCGTTACCTCCACGCTGGCGCAACGTTGA
- a CDS encoding peptidyl-prolyl cis-trans isomerase, producing MKRLLLLTLILLSGKGCRQETPPPDVVARVGQAYLTRDELARALQLLPVQTDSTEASQQVIEQWITTQLLYQEALRRGLRNDPEVQRLLEENERSVLISALLERIYQEEEAASKSQPSPSEVQAYYERYKEQLQLREPYVRIRYLHTTRAQDAQTVHQTLQQAAVVSDSLWNALVAQYAANPEEARLLASRYFPESRLFTATVLTSLREALQRLRDGELAPLITIDGHYHILQLVERLPAGTIPELRWIYDEVAQQARIQARKQIYARLVQRLRNEARVRGELELYPQP from the coding sequence ATGAAACGACTGCTGCTGTTGACCCTGATCCTGTTGAGCGGCAAGGGCTGCCGCCAGGAAACGCCACCGCCCGATGTGGTGGCCCGCGTAGGGCAGGCTTACCTGACGCGAGACGAACTGGCCCGGGCGCTGCAACTTCTTCCGGTACAGACCGACTCTACCGAAGCCAGTCAGCAGGTGATCGAACAGTGGATCACTACCCAACTGCTCTACCAGGAGGCCCTACGGCGCGGGCTACGCAACGATCCGGAAGTGCAACGTCTCCTGGAAGAAAACGAGCGCTCTGTCTTGATCAGCGCCTTGCTGGAACGCATCTACCAGGAAGAAGAAGCAGCCTCGAAAAGCCAGCCTTCCCCTTCCGAAGTACAGGCCTACTACGAACGCTACAAGGAACAGCTACAGCTGCGCGAGCCCTATGTGCGCATCCGTTACCTGCATACCACCCGGGCGCAGGATGCGCAGACCGTGCACCAGACCCTCCAACAGGCTGCCGTCGTCTCTGATTCACTCTGGAACGCGCTCGTCGCGCAGTATGCCGCCAATCCAGAGGAAGCCCGCCTGTTAGCCAGCCGCTACTTCCCCGAATCGCGTCTCTTTACAGCGACTGTGCTTACCTCGCTGCGCGAGGCGCTACAACGCCTGCGCGACGGCGAACTGGCCCCCCTCATTACGATTGATGGCCATTACCATATACTCCAGCTGGTGGAACGGCTGCCGGCCGGTACCATCCCGGAACTGCGCTGGATCTACGACGAAGTGGCCCAGCAAGCACGCATCCAGGCGCGGAAACAGATCTATGCCCGTCTGGTTCAACGCCTGCGCAACGAGGCGCGCGTACGTGGTGAACTTGAACTGTACCCGCAACCATAG